A single genomic interval of Armigeres subalbatus isolate Guangzhou_Male chromosome 1, GZ_Asu_2, whole genome shotgun sequence harbors:
- the LOC134207798 gene encoding protein YIPF5 homolog, translating to MAGYNEEQFWANQNSHSTAYDGFGDQSQNFEFQSFDQNASFFPPNAYPSPQQQQGYGQPSIFTPEMSSAGMSQGFGAPNDIPGTGPGVDPSEFDEPPLLDELEIYPQRIMDKSLAVLNPFHKQGLVDSPEYFFKETDLAGPIAFCLTLAACLFVSGSKAQFGYIYGLCVISVVVMYVLITLMCNSTENYVTITAVASILGYSILPIVWLSIVGVFFALNSSFGIVLAACAIFLATMSCSRIFCIMTGDPHQRYLIAYPCALVYIIFTLLVLF from the exons ATGGCAGGTTACAATGAAGAGCAGTTTTGGGCAAACCAAAACAGTCACTCGACAGCCTACGATGGGTTTGGAGATCAGTCACAAAATTTTG AATTTCAGTCATTCGATCAAAATGCAAGCTTCTTCCCACCGAATGCCTATCCTTCGCCACAACAGCAGCAGGGCTATGGACAGCCATCGATTTTCACTCCGGAGATGTCTTCTGCCGGAATGTCCCAGGGTTTTGGCGCTCCCAACGATATCCCCGGTACAGGACCAGGAGTTGATCCGAGTGAGTTCGACGAACCTCCGCTGTTAGATGAGCTTGAAATTTATCCGCAGCGAATCATGGACAAGTCACTGGCTGTGCTGAATCCGTTCCACAAGCAAGGTCTGGTAGACAGTCCAGAGTACTTCTTCAAAGAAACGGATCTTGCGGGACCGATCGCCTTCTGTTTGACGTTGGCCGCCTGCTTGTTTGTGTCCGGAAGTAAGGCCCAGTTCGGTTACATCTACGGTCTGTGTGTTATTTCGGTGGTGGTGATGTACGTCTTGATCACATTGATGTGTAATTCGACGGAGAATTACGTGACGATAACGGCCGTGGCAAGCATCCTAGGTTATAGCATCCTGCCGATCGTTTGGCTTTCGATTGTGGGCGTTTTCTTTGCGTTGAATTCTTCGTTCGGAATCGTGTTGGCAGCCTGTGCCATCTTCCTGGCGACGATGAGCTGCAGTCGAATTTTCTGCATTATGACCGGCGATCCGCACCAGCGATACCTGATCGCTTATCCGTGCGCATTAGTTTACATTATCTTTACGCTTCTGGTGCTGTTCTGA
- the LOC134207808 gene encoding protein windbeutel: MYRLIAIPLLVTFYTGVTWASNGCVELDKLSFDKIVKRFSYTLVKFDVAFPYGEKHEAFTSFALESNEDLDDLLFALVGIKDYGEKENADLGKRFNIPEKYPVIKLFNNDTLDKYVDYPEDDPITVENLRKFISANTDLYIGLPGCLKEVDELAAKFSCPKNSKEALLQIYSKVEQMKALFDSEKAQKSFQIYLALMRKMTQSDQSVKEYIQKEKERVTHLLKDKLSDNQRALFNLRLNIMNSFKPGKVVNEAVSDEL, from the exons ATGTATCGACTAATAGCAATTCCCTTACTCGTAACATTCTACACTGGGGTGACTTGGGCCTCCAACGGCTGTGTAGAACTGGACAAGTTGAGCTTCGATAAAATAGTCAAACGATTCAGCTATACGTTGGTCAAGTTCGACGTCGCATTTCCGTACGGCGAGAAGCATGAAGCATTTACTAGTTTCGCACTGGAAAGCAATGAGGACCTGG ATGACTTGCTCTTCGCCTTGGTTGGCATTAAGGACTATGGAGAAAAGGAAAACGCAGACCTGGGAAAGCGGTTCAATATTCCAGAAAAATACCCCGTCATAAAGCTGTTCAACAACGACACCTTGGACAAGTATGTGGACTATCCGGAAGACGACCCCATCACGGTCGAAAACCTGCGTAAATTCATCAGCGCAAACACTGATCTGTACATCGGGTTGCCGGGCTGTTTAAAGGAAGTAGACGAGCTGGCCGCAAAGTTCTCCTGCCCCAAAAATTCGAAAGAAGCGTTGCTTCAGATCTATTCCAAGGTAGAACAAATGAAGGCCCTCTTCGATTCAGAGAAAGCACAGAAATCATTCCAGATATATTTGGCTCTAATGAGGAAAATGACACAATCGGATCAGTCGGTCAAAGAATATATCCAGAAAGAGAAGGAACGCGTCACTCACCTACTGAAGGATAAACTGAGTGACAATCAGAGAGCTCTTTTCAATTTAAGACTGAACATAATGAATTCGTTCAAGCCCGGAAAAGTGGTAAACGAAGCGGTCAGTGATGAACTA